The sequence TAATTATCAAGATGCAATGTCGAGAATTAAGGAACTTACTCCGTAAGTTGGGAATGGGAATTGGTAATGGGTAATGGGTAATTGGTAATTAAACTATTTGTTATTACCTATGGAATTCAGGTAAGCATTCAGCTTGGGTGATAGTTCATCGATTATTGGTTTAAGTTTTAGTGATTGTTCTTTAGTTAACATTTTTCTTGTATAAGCTAATCTTAAAAAACAAATAGTTTCGTATAAGGAGCCTCTAGAGATTCTAATAAAGCGACGATTATCTTGGTCATTAAAACAACCTCTTCCTTCTGCAATATTTGCACAAACGCTATCAGCCGAACGAACTATTTGTTTACCAACTGTATCTTTTTCAAATTGCTTCCACTCTTGAACAATATTCCAAATTTTATTAGCTAATTTCTCAGCTAACTGATAGACTTGTAAATTCTCAAAATCAGGTTTTGTCAAACTTATTTCTTGATATGGCAACAACATCTCTATAATTCCCAAAATCAATCACAAAATAACCTTCTTACAAATAATTCCTATATACCATCACCAATTACCAATTACCCATTACCAATTACCCATTACCCATTACCAATTACCCATTACCAATTACCCATTACCCATTACCAATTACCCAATCCCCAATTCCCCACTTTTGCCTGATAATATAAATAACGCTTCAAATAACTTTACGATTTATATATACAATGGCGAGAGATTTACGGGGATTTATCAAAATTTTGGAAGAAAGGGGACAATTAAAGCGAATTACCGCTAAAGTTGACCCTGAGTTGGAAATTGCGGAGATTTCTAACCGGATGCTGCAAAAAGGTGGCCCCGGTTTGATTTTTGAAAATGTTAAAGGTGCTGATTTTCCGGTTGCGGTGAACTTAATGGGAACCGTGGAAAGGATTTGCTGGGCTATGAATATGGAACATCCCCAAGAATTGGAAACTTTGGGGAAAAAGTTAGCAATGTTACAGCAGCCAAAGCCACCAAAAAAGATTTCTCAAGCAGTTGATTTTGGTAAGGTTTTGTTTGATGTTGTTAAAGCGAAGCCGGGAAGAGATTTTTTCCCTGCTTGCCAACAAGTTGTGGTGCAGGGTGATAATTTAGATTTAAATAAATTACCTTTAATTCGCCCTTATTCCGGCGACGCAGGCAAAATTATTACTTTAGGTTTGGTAATTACCAAAGATTGCGAAACCGGCACGCCAAACGTCGGCGTGTATCGCTTGCAACTACAATCTAAAAATACCATGACCGTACACTGGCTCTCGGTGCGCGGTGGAGCCAGACATTTACGCAAAGCTGCGGAGAATGGTAAGAAACTCGAAGTAGCGATTGCTTTAGGTGTCGATCCGTTAATTATTATGGCGGCAGCTACGCCGATTCCCGTTGATTTATCCGAATGGTTGTTTGCGGGTTTATACGGTGGTTCGGGTGTTAGTTTAGCCAAGTGTAAAACAGTTGATTTAGAAGTACCCGCAGACTCCGAATTTGTTTTAGAAGGAACAATTACCCCTGGGGAAGTATTGCCAGATGGGCCATTTGGAGACCACATGGGCTATTACGGCGGCGTTGAAGATTCGCCATTAGTTCGCTTTCAATGCATGACACACCGAAAAGAGCCGGTGTATTTAACCACGTTCAGCGGTCGTCCACCAAAAGAAGAAGCCATGATGGCGATCGCTCTCAACCGAATTTACACCCCAATTCTGCGACAGCAGGTTTCGGAAATCGTTGACTTCTTCCTACCAATGGAAGCCTTGAGTTACAAAGCGGCGATAATATCTATAGATAAAGCATACCCCGGACAAGCACGACGGGCAGCTTTAGCATTTTGGAGCGCTTTGCCGCAGTTTACCTACACCAAATTCGTGATTGTAGTAGATAAAGATATAAACATTCGCGACCCCCGTCAAGTTGTATGGGCAATAAGCTCCAAAGTAGATCCCACCCGAGACGTGTTTATATTGCCCAATACACCCTTCGACACCTTAGACTTTGCCAGCGAAAAACTAGGCTTAGGTGGAAGAATGGGAATTGATGCAACGACTAAAATTCCTCCAGAAACCGAACACGAATGGGGTGCGCCGTTAGAATCCGATGACGAAGTAGCAGCGATGGTTGAAAGAAGATGGGCAGAATACGGTTTGGATGATTTGAAATTGGGAGAAGTTGACGTTAACCTGTTTGGTTACGATATGAAATAGAACTAGTTATTAATGTAGAGACGTAGCACTGCTACGTCTTTGGAGGATTTTGTTTATTAACTATTTTTTAGAACAATATTTCAAAGAGGTAGAGAAATGTCTAATCCATTTCCCGGAATGAATCCTTATTTAGAAAGTCCTGAATTTTGGTCTGGTATTCATGGACGTATAATTGTATTTTTAGCAGATGTTTTATCACCTCAACTACGTCCTAAATACTTTGTAGCAGTTGAAGAACGAATTTATGAAACTACTCCTGATGATAGAGTTTTAGTTGGTATTCCTGATGTCGTAGTGCGAAGCTCGCAAACAGCAACGAGTTCGCAAACCGAAAATATTGCGATCGCAACTTCTTCGACTCAGCCATCCTCAGTAACACTTCCAATTCCTCAAACAGTTAAAGAAAGATATTTAGAAGTACGAAAAGTCGAAACAAAAGAAGTTGTGGCAGTAATTGAAGTTCTTTCTCCTAAAAATAAACGCACTGGAGAAGGAAGAAATGCATACGAAACAAAAAGAAATCGAATATTAACAATTTCAACGCATTTGATTGAAATTGACTTGTTACGTGCAGGTGAAGCGATGCCAATGTTGAATCATGATATTCAAAGTGACTATCGCATATTAGTTAGTCGCAGCAATAAACGTCCCAAAGCTGATTTATATGCATTTAATTTAAAAGACAATATTCCCACATTCCCTTTACCTTTGCGCGAAGAAGATAAAGAGCCTCTCGTAGATTTACAAGAGTTAATTAACGGTATTTATGAAAGAGCAAGTTACGATTTAGTTATAGATTATAGTCAAGAACCCGTACCTGCATTGAGGGAAGAAGATAATATATGGGTAGATGAACTTTTAAAAGAACAAAAATTAAGATAAATTATGCCTTCTCCATTTACCGGAATGAATCCATATTTAGAACATCCCGAACTATTTCCAGGATTACATCACTGGTTAATTATAGAAATTGCCAGATTCTTATCTCCTCAATTACGTCCTAAATACCGGGTTGCAGTTGAAGTCAGAACTTATGAAACTTCAGATGAGGATTCATTACAGGTAGGTATTCCTGATGTCACTATAATAAGTCGGCAAACTGCGAATGATTCTACAACAACTAATGTAGCAGTAGCAGAACCAACTGTAGAACCTGTAAAAGTTAGAATTCCCGTTCCTTTAACAATTAAAGAAGGTTATTTGGAAGTTCGAGAAGTAGGTACAGAAGCATTAATAACTACAATAGAAATTCTTTCACCTAGCAACAAACGTCCTGGCAAAGGAAGACAAAAATACTTGAAAAAACGAGAAACTATTTTAGAAACTCGTACTAATTTAGTAGAAATTGACTTATTACGAAAAGGTCAACCAATGCCGATAGTTGAGAATAAGATTCAGAGTCACTATCGGATTTTAGTTTATCGCGGCGATACCCGTCCAATAGCCGATTTATATGCTTTTAATTTACAAAATGTAATTCCTTCTTTCTCTTTACCCTTGCGTAGTGATGATAGGGAACCAGTTATTAATTTACAGGAATTATTGAATGAAATTTATGATATTTCTGGATATGATTTAGTAGTTGATTATAATCAAGAAGCTGTCCCCACTTTAAGTGAAAAAGATAAAAATTGGGTTGATGAGATTTTGAAACAACAAAAATTAAGATAAATCAACAATAATTAATATCACGTTTATATTCATATTGATAGAAAGCGCTCAGGTAAACAACCTCAGCGCTTTTTTGTGTCTAAAACTACGTATAAAAACAGACATTTAATACTTTTATGACATCGTTATGCCCAGAGTTCTGAGCATAATGATGACATTAAATAACGATAAATATATCGCAATTCTTGAGCAAATTCGCTGGGATGGAAAGCCAAAGTGTCCTTACTGCGAGTCAACCAACGCAACAGCGTACAAAAGTGAAGAAAGGTATCATTGCAATTCGTGTTATGTATCATTTAGCGTGACTGTTGGTACAATATTTCACAAAACTCATGTGAGTTTAGATAAATGGTTTTTAGCGATTCGTCTTGTGATGAATTCTTCCGGAGGTATCAGCGTGCGTCAATTGGCTAAGGAGATTGGGGTTAATAAGAATACTGCGGCTTCTATGGTGAGGAAGATTAAGGAGGAGGAGTCTGAAGTTTTGGAACGGTTTATGGGGGTTAAACTTTAATTTTTTTAGCTCTCCCCACAGAGGGGAGAGAATTTTATCCATTTTTAATTCATGTATTTACTGTAAAATTGATTTGCTAAAAAATGACATCATTACTTATGAATAAGCTAAATAAGTTATTATTTATATCACAATCTTTACTTCCTATTATATGTATAATTAACTGTTTTTTAATAGGGAATAAGCCTGCTAATGCACATCTAAAAGAATATTCAAAGAAAGAATCAACGAGTATTAATTTTGTATCGCAGAATAACACTCTCTCCTCCAAAAATAACTCAAGCAGTAATGATATAATCGGGAAAATAATTGTTTCCCTACTTACAGGTGGTGTTATTGGACAAATTCAGCAGCAAAGGATTGAACAAAAGAAAGATGTTATTCAGCAACTAGAAAAAGACCTAGAAGATAAAGCGAATAAAATAGAGAACTTTTTCAAAGAAAAATATAATAGTGAGGAATATCCTAAACAGCATATGATAGACTTTTTCGCTCTAATCAATGAAGATTATGGCTTGAACAAAATTGATATTCAAGGAGTTATGGCAGAAGATGTAAAAGAAAATAAACTTGAAGAATACAACGAAAATTTTAAATATTCTATCAAAGCAATAAATGGTTTATTATATTCAGATGAAAGTGACAAAAAGCTATTAAAAGGTTTAGTCAATAGTGTAATTTCTCAAACTGTGACATATGACAATAAAGAAGATTTTAAAAATAAATGTAGAGAGTTATATAGTTATTTAAGAGGTTGGCTAATATGTAGTATGAGATACAATACTGAGAAACTTCCTATCGAATCTAT comes from Rivularia sp. PCC 7116 and encodes:
- a CDS encoding UbiD family decarboxylase translates to MARDLRGFIKILEERGQLKRITAKVDPELEIAEISNRMLQKGGPGLIFENVKGADFPVAVNLMGTVERICWAMNMEHPQELETLGKKLAMLQQPKPPKKISQAVDFGKVLFDVVKAKPGRDFFPACQQVVVQGDNLDLNKLPLIRPYSGDAGKIITLGLVITKDCETGTPNVGVYRLQLQSKNTMTVHWLSVRGGARHLRKAAENGKKLEVAIALGVDPLIIMAAATPIPVDLSEWLFAGLYGGSGVSLAKCKTVDLEVPADSEFVLEGTITPGEVLPDGPFGDHMGYYGGVEDSPLVRFQCMTHRKEPVYLTTFSGRPPKEEAMMAIALNRIYTPILRQQVSEIVDFFLPMEALSYKAAIISIDKAYPGQARRAALAFWSALPQFTYTKFVIVVDKDINIRDPRQVVWAISSKVDPTRDVFILPNTPFDTLDFASEKLGLGGRMGIDATTKIPPETEHEWGAPLESDDEVAAMVERRWAEYGLDDLKLGEVDVNLFGYDMK
- a CDS encoding DUF4058 family protein — protein: MPSPFTGMNPYLEHPELFPGLHHWLIIEIARFLSPQLRPKYRVAVEVRTYETSDEDSLQVGIPDVTIISRQTANDSTTTNVAVAEPTVEPVKVRIPVPLTIKEGYLEVREVGTEALITTIEILSPSNKRPGKGRQKYLKKRETILETRTNLVEIDLLRKGQPMPIVENKIQSHYRILVYRGDTRPIADLYAFNLQNVIPSFSLPLRSDDREPVINLQELLNEIYDISGYDLVVDYNQEAVPTLSEKDKNWVDEILKQQKLR
- a CDS encoding four helix bundle protein translates to MLLPYQEISLTKPDFENLQVYQLAEKLANKIWNIVQEWKQFEKDTVGKQIVRSADSVCANIAEGRGCFNDQDNRRFIRISRGSLYETICFLRLAYTRKMLTKEQSLKLKPIIDELSPKLNAYLNSIGNNK
- a CDS encoding transposase is translated as MMTLNNDKYIAILEQIRWDGKPKCPYCESTNATAYKSEERYHCNSCYVSFSVTVGTIFHKTHVSLDKWFLAIRLVMNSSGGISVRQLAKEIGVNKNTAASMVRKIKEEESEVLERFMGVKL
- a CDS encoding DUF4058 family protein, with amino-acid sequence MSNPFPGMNPYLESPEFWSGIHGRIIVFLADVLSPQLRPKYFVAVEERIYETTPDDRVLVGIPDVVVRSSQTATSSQTENIAIATSSTQPSSVTLPIPQTVKERYLEVRKVETKEVVAVIEVLSPKNKRTGEGRNAYETKRNRILTISTHLIEIDLLRAGEAMPMLNHDIQSDYRILVSRSNKRPKADLYAFNLKDNIPTFPLPLREEDKEPLVDLQELINGIYERASYDLVIDYSQEPVPALREEDNIWVDELLKEQKLR